GCTGACGATGACGGAGCTGGCGGGCACGATCAGCCGCGGAAAGTACACCTTGCTGATCAGGCGGGACTCCACGATCAGGGAGTTGGAGCTCTCCTGCATGGCGTTGGCGAAGTACTGCCAGGGCAGCATCGCCGAAAAAACCAGAATCGGATAGGGAACTCCCTCGCTGGGCAGCTTGGCCAGACGCCCGAACACGAGGCTGAACACCACCATCGTCAGAAACGGGCGAATGACGCTCCAGGCGATTCCGATCACCGTCTGCTTGTAACGCACCAGAATGTCGCGCCAGGCCAGAAAGTAAAACAATTCCCTGTAGTGAATCAGTTCCTTCAGAAAAGCCCCCGTGCTGCGGTTGGGCTCTATAATCAGATCGAAATTCTCCATCCTGTCTTTCCCATCTTTTCCGGGTATCTCCCACGCGCTCCGCCTCATTTGTGCGGGCCGTTCCTCATCAGCAGATCGGCGCTATTGTATCATTTTTGTCCGCAATTTACGAAAAAACCGGCCCTGGAGAGCCGCTCTCCGAAGGCCGGTTGATCGACAGACGCCAGATGACAAACTGATAATTTTTTGAACCGCGATTCTATTTAACCCAGGTGTAGTCGAACAGGCGGTACGTTTTGGGGTCCTCCGTGGTCAGCTCGGCGTTGCGGGGAACCGCGCCCTTCATGGCGAAGAGCGAAACGAAAGGGACCTCGTCCATGAATTTGTTGATGATCTTTTTGTAGATTTCCCTGCGCGCCTCCGGGTCCGCGGTGGCGCGGGACGCTTCGATGAGTTTGTCCATTTCGGGGTCGGCGTAGAAACTGTTGTTGCCGCCGTTGCCCTGATTGGCGGAGTACAGGCAGCCGCCCAGGATTTCGTCCATGTCGTAGGCCGAGCCCACCCAGCCCAGCGGGAAAATGAGGGCCGAACCCGCGTTGCGCTGAGCGAGGAACGTGGCTCTTTCCATGGGCTCCACGGTGGCCTTGAGCCCGATTTCGTTCAGGACGCCCTGGAGATAGACGGCCAAAACGGCGTAAGGATCGGTGTTATAGGATTTGACGACGACGGAAGCCCCTTCGTACCCCGCTTCCTCCACCAGCGCTCTGGCTTTGTCGAGGTCCTGGGTGTAGGTGGTTTCCGGAGTGAAGTCCGGGTTGGCCGTCATGGCCGGGCCGATGTCGCCGGGATAGTGGATGATCTTCCCCAGACCGTCCATGCCCACCGTCAGGGCGTCCTCCTTGTCGATGGCGTAGGCCACGGCCTTCCGCAGCCTCACGTCCGTGAACATGCCCTCCTTGCAGTACATGTAGATGGCCTCGTTGCGCGCCGTGATATATTCGCCCAGGACGATGTTGGACTTGCCGGAGAGGGTCTTGTAGGCGGAGCCGCTGACGGGGGCGAGATAGATGTCCATTTCGCCGGTCTGCATGGCGACGATGGCCGCGTTGCTGTCGGTGATCTGGTGGAACACGGCGTTTTTGATCTGGGGAGCGCCGTTGAAGTAGTCTTCTTTGGCCTTGTAGGTGATGGAAACGTCGGGCTTCCAGTCCGTGACGACGTAGGCTCCGGTGCCGATGATCTTATCCACCGACAGTCCGTAGTCGCTGCCGTACTTTTCAAATCCGTGTTTGGGCATGATCAGGGCGTTGGAGGGCGTCGCCAGAGCGGAGATGAAGAAGGCGTTGGGCTTTTTCAGGAAAACTTTGAACGTGTGGGGATCCGGAACCTCCATCCGGTCGATGTTGTTTTTGTAGAGCCACACGTAGGCCGGAGCCTCGATGAGGTGCTGAAAGGTGAACTCCACGTCGGCGGCCGTGAAGTCGACGCCGTCCTGCCACTTCACGTCCTTCCGGAGGCGGAACGTGTACTCGATGCCGTCCGGGGTGATCTCCCAGCTTTCCGCCAGGTTGGGCAGGAATTTGCCGTCCTGAGCCTTGCGCAGCAGGGTATCGTACACCTGCGCCATGGAAATGGCCTCCGCGACCCCGTTGATTTTGGCCAGGTCGAAAGAGTCGGTAATGGCCTGATAGGCGAAGTTGACGACCCTGTTGTGATCCACGGCCTGCGCTCTTCCCGCGCCGGCAAGGGCAAAAAAGCAGACAACCAGTGCAATGATCGGATACACGCGATATTTCGTTTTCATGTTCACTTTCTCCTCCTTATGATATGTATTAATTGAGATGTATTGATGATTTGTATTGATTTATAAGGAAACACTCATTAACTGCCGTGCAGAACACAGGCCACGAAGTGACCGGCGCCCCGCTCCCGAAGTTCGATGTCCCGTCCGGTGCATTCCGGTTTCGCGGCGTTGCACCGTTTGACGAAGCGGCAGCCCGGTTCGGGGTCGATGGGGTCCGAGACCTCGCCCCGCAGCAGCGTATCTCGCCGAAGTTTGCCCAGAACGGGCTGGGGGATGGCGGATAGAAGCGCCTGGGTGTAGGGGTGGAGAGGGTTCCGGAACAGCTCCTTCGACGGGGCCTTCTCCACGCACTGCCCCAGGTACATGACCATGATTTCGTCGGAGATGTGTTTGACCACGGAAAGATCGTGGGTGATGAACATGTAGGTGAGGTTCATTTCGTCCTGCATGTCCATCAGAAGGTTGAGAATCTGCGCCTGAATAGAGACGTCCAGAGCGGAGACCGGCTCGTCGCAGACGATGAACTGGGGTTTCAGAGCGAGAGCCCGGGCCACTCCAATCCGCTGGCGGCGGCCTCCGTCCATTTCGTGAGGGTATGAGTTGATGAAGCGTTCGGCCAGACCCACGACCTCCATGAGCTCCAGGACGCGCAGGAACTGTTCTTTCCGGTTTTTGCAGGCCCTGTTCATCACCAGAGGCTCGGAGATCAGCTCGAAAACGGACATGCGGGGGTCCAGACTGGAGTAGGGATCCTGAAAGATGATTTGCATTTTCCGGCGGCGCTCGGCCAGTTCGGCCCTGCTGCAGTGCAGAAGGTCCACTCCGTCGTAGAAAATCTGTCCGGACGTGGCGGGCAGAAGCCCCATCAGAAGGCGGCCCAGCGTGGACTTGCCGCAGCCGGACTCTCCCACCACCCCCAGGGTGCCGCCGGCGGCGATGTCGAGACTGACTCCGTCCACGGCGTGCAGCAGTTTGTTTTTTCCGACCCTGAAGTATTTTTTCAGGTCAACGGCTTGAAGGATGGCCACAGTCATTCTCTTCCTTTCTTCAAAAGGTTGCAGAGGATCCTGTGTCCGTCCTCTTCGTACAGCCAGGGGGCGCCCTCCCGGCATTCGTCCATGCAGTCGGGGCAGCGGGGATGGAATTTACAGCCCGTCGGCAGGGCGCTGGGGTCCGGCATCAGGCCGTTGATGGGCTGCAGACGTTCCGTGTCCTCGCCGAGTTTGGGGATGGCTTTGAACAGCCCCAGAGTGTAGGGATGGTGCAGGTTTCCCTCGAAAATGTCCTTCGCCGCGCCGTACTCCACAATTTCCCCGGCGTACATGATGGCGACGCTGTCGCAGGTCTTGGCCACCACGCCGAGATCGTGACTGATCATGATCATGGACGCGCCGAGACGCTCCTTGAGCTCGTCCATCAAAACCAGAACCTGGGCCTGAATGGTCACGTCCAGCGCCGTTGTGGGCTCGTCCGCGATGAGGAGCAGCGGCTCGCAGGCCAGCGCGATGGCGATGACGATGCGCTGCTTCATCCCGCCGGAAAACTGGTGCGGATACTCGATCTTCCGGATCGGAGAAATGCCCACGAGGGTCATGAGCTCGTCCACTCGGGCTTCCAACTCCTCTCGGGATCGGTTTGTGACGTTGTGGATTTCCAGCGACTCCAGAATCTGGTCTCCAACGGTCAAAACGGGATTCAGGGCCGTCATGGGGTCCTGAAAAATCATGGAAACGCAGGTGCCGCGGATCATGCGCATTTCGTCCTCGGTTTTTTTCAGCAGGTCCTCGCCCCGGTACAGGATCTCTCCGCTCAGAACGCGGCCCGTGCGCTCGGGCAGGAGGCGCATGATGGAATAAGCCGTGGTGGTCTTTCCGGCTCCCGTTTCCCCGACGAGCCCCATGGTCTCCCCGGGGGCGATGGAAAAGCCGATGTCGTTCACGGCATGGACGATGCCGTCGTCCGTGCGGTAAATCGTCCTGAGATTTCGAACTTCCAGAACGGGTATGTCTCCGCCGGCGTTTTTTTTCATATCACTTATGTCACTCATGGTCAGCCGTCAGTCCTTCAATTTGGGGTCCAGCGCGTCCCGCAGGCCGTCCCCCATGAGATTGAGCGAAAGCGCCGTCAGGCCGATGGACAGCCCCGGAAAGATAACGGTGTAGGGGTAGTCGACCATGTAGTTTTTCGCTTCGTTGAGCATCGCGCCCCATTCGGGCGTGGGGGGCTGGATGCCCATGCCGAGGAAGCTGATGCCCGCGGCGTGGATGATCATGGTGCCCACCGCCATGGTGGCCTGAACGATGATCGGGCCGATGGCGTTGGGGAGGACGTGCTTCAGAATGATCCAGAAGCTGGGGGTTCCGCAGGCTCTGGCCGCCTCGATGTAGTCCTGTCCCACCACGGAAAGCACCGCGGCCCGAACGATTCGGATGTAGTGGGGCACGTTGGCGATCATCATGGCGATCAGGACGTTGACCAGACTGGCCCCCAGCGCGGCCACGATGGACAGCACGAGGAGCATGAGGGGAATGCACATGATCGTGTCCGTGGTGCGGACGATGAAGGAGTCGATGCCGCCGCCGTAAAAGCCGGCCACCGAGCCCAGAAGTCCCCCCAGCATGATTCCGATGGCGACGGCTCCGATGCCCACCAGCAGCGAATTGCGCGAGCCGTGCACGATGCGGGCCATGATGTCCCGTCCAAAGTTGTCCGTTCCGAAAATATGCCCGGGGCTTCCCGGCGGGATGAATCGATTGGAGATTTTCTGCGTGACGGCCACGTTGTAGGAGACGATCAGGTCCGCGCAGAGCATCACCAGCACGATCAGGATGAAAATGAACATCCCCGCCATGGCCGTTTTATTTTTTTTGAAACGACGCCATATCTCCCTGCCGCGCCCTTTTTTCTTCAGTTTTTTCCTCAGATCTACGTCTGAGAGCGTCACTTTCGCCATCCGATGGACGCCTCCTTCCAGAGATTTTTCGGCGCTCATCAGTATTTGAGATACCGCGCCTTGATTCGCGGGTCGATGAAGGCGTACAGAATGTCCACCAGCAGCATGAGAAGCGTGAAACAGGTGGCCAGAGTGACCGTGGCTCCCACCACCACCGGAATGTCCTTCATGCGAATCGCCTCGATGATCAAAGAGCCCACCCCCGGAATGGAAAACACCGTTTCGATGGTGACGGTTCCCCCCAGAAGCCCGCCGAAGCTCATCCCCAGAATCGTGACCACGGGCAGAAGCGCGTTGCGGAGGGCGTGACGGAGGATCACCAGCTTCTCCGTCTGTCCCTTTGCCCGAGCGGTTCGTATGTAATCCATGCGAATGGACTCCAGCATGGAGGTGCGGGTCATTCTCAGCATGGAGGCCCCGAAGGAACAGGAGGTGGTGAACCAGGGCAGAATGTAGTGCTTCAGGCTGCCCACCCCGAAGGACGGCAGCCAGCCCAGCTTCAGGGCGAACAGGATGATCAGCATCATGCCGATCCAGAAGCCCGGAAACGAGGCGAGAGTCATGGAAAAGGCGGTTCCCGCCACGTCAAGGGCGCTGTATTGTTTAACCGCGGACAGGATGCCCAGGGTCATTCCGATGGTCAGCCCGATGAAGATGGCTCCCACCGCCAGCGTGAAGGTCGCCGGAAAACGGCGGACGATCTCCTGAATGACGGGAGCGCCGCTTTTCCAGGATTTCCCCAGGTCCCCGTGAACGGCGCTGAAAACGTATCGGGCGTACCGGATCAGGAACGGGTCGTTGTAGCCGAGTTCTTCGTTCAGCTGATGGATGGCCTCCTTCGTGGCCCGTTCTCCGAGGATCAGCGTGCCGGGGTCG
The DNA window shown above is from Synergistaceae bacterium and carries:
- a CDS encoding ABC transporter substrate-binding protein — encoded protein: MKTKYRVYPIIALVVCFFALAGAGRAQAVDHNRVVNFAYQAITDSFDLAKINGVAEAISMAQVYDTLLRKAQDGKFLPNLAESWEITPDGIEYTFRLRKDVKWQDGVDFTAADVEFTFQHLIEAPAYVWLYKNNIDRMEVPDPHTFKVFLKKPNAFFISALATPSNALIMPKHGFEKYGSDYGLSVDKIIGTGAYVVTDWKPDVSITYKAKEDYFNGAPQIKNAVFHQITDSNAAIVAMQTGEMDIYLAPVSGSAYKTLSGKSNIVLGEYITARNEAIYMYCKEGMFTDVRLRKAVAYAIDKEDALTVGMDGLGKIIHYPGDIGPAMTANPDFTPETTYTQDLDKARALVEEAGYEGASVVVKSYNTDPYAVLAVYLQGVLNEIGLKATVEPMERATFLAQRNAGSALIFPLGWVGSAYDMDEILGGCLYSANQGNGGNNSFYADPEMDKLIEASRATADPEARREIYKKIINKFMDEVPFVSLFAMKGAVPRNAELTTEDPKTYRLFDYTWVK
- a CDS encoding ATP-binding cassette domain-containing protein, coding for MTVAILQAVDLKKYFRVGKNKLLHAVDGVSLDIAAGGTLGVVGESGCGKSTLGRLLMGLLPATSGQIFYDGVDLLHCSRAELAERRRKMQIIFQDPYSSLDPRMSVFELISEPLVMNRACKNRKEQFLRVLELMEVVGLAERFINSYPHEMDGGRRQRIGVARALALKPQFIVCDEPVSALDVSIQAQILNLLMDMQDEMNLTYMFITHDLSVVKHISDEIMVMYLGQCVEKAPSKELFRNPLHPYTQALLSAIPQPVLGKLRRDTLLRGEVSDPIDPEPGCRFVKRCNAAKPECTGRDIELRERGAGHFVACVLHGS
- a CDS encoding ABC transporter permease, whose protein sequence is MAKVTLSDVDLRKKLKKKGRGREIWRRFKKNKTAMAGMFIFILIVLVMLCADLIVSYNVAVTQKISNRFIPPGSPGHIFGTDNFGRDIMARIVHGSRNSLLVGIGAVAIGIMLGGLLGSVAGFYGGGIDSFIVRTTDTIMCIPLMLLVLSIVAALGASLVNVLIAMMIANVPHYIRIVRAAVLSVVGQDYIEAARACGTPSFWIILKHVLPNAIGPIIVQATMAVGTMIIHAAGISFLGMGIQPPTPEWGAMLNEAKNYMVDYPYTVIFPGLSIGLTALSLNLMGDGLRDALDPKLKD
- a CDS encoding ABC transporter permease, with product MARYVVKRVLMLIPMLLIIIFIVSFIMSLTPSDPGTLILGERATKEAIHQLNEELGYNDPFLIRYARYVFSAVHGDLGKSWKSGAPVIQEIVRRFPATFTLAVGAIFIGLTIGMTLGILSAVKQYSALDVAGTAFSMTLASFPGFWIGMMLIILFALKLGWLPSFGVGSLKHYILPWFTTSCSFGASMLRMTRTSMLESIRMDYIRTARAKGQTEKLVILRHALRNALLPVVTILGMSFGGLLGGTVTIETVFSIPGVGSLIIEAIRMKDIPVVVGATVTLATCFTLLMLLVDILYAFIDPRIKARYLKY
- a CDS encoding ABC transporter ATP-binding protein, giving the protein MSDISDMKKNAGGDIPVLEVRNLRTIYRTDDGIVHAVNDIGFSIAPGETMGLVGETGAGKTTTAYSIMRLLPERTGRVLSGEILYRGEDLLKKTEDEMRMIRGTCVSMIFQDPMTALNPVLTVGDQILESLEIHNVTNRSREELEARVDELMTLVGISPIRKIEYPHQFSGGMKQRIVIAIALACEPLLLIADEPTTALDVTIQAQVLVLMDELKERLGASMIMISHDLGVVAKTCDSVAIMYAGEIVEYGAAKDIFEGNLHHPYTLGLFKAIPKLGEDTERLQPINGLMPDPSALPTGCKFHPRCPDCMDECREGAPWLYEEDGHRILCNLLKKGRE